The DNA region GAGTCTGAATCTTCCAGCAGGCAGGAAGCACTTTCATCACGTCAGTGAAGGCTGTGTTGAAACTCAGCTTCGCGACCAAAAAGAATTGCATGCAAACCTACTGTGGCACCAAACTGGCAATTAAAATGCCCACCTGTAGACCCTCTCCAATCCCCATGTCTTTGATCCAAACTCCCGAGTCCTTCAATGCCAAAGACAGTTCCTATATAACGCTCGTGAAATCTACAAAATAAAGATTTTAACATAATCTAAAACTCAACTGTATGGGACATTTTCACCACGATGGCTGGAAGGGGGAATCATTCAACCATCAgtgggggtgagggtggtctgTGAGACGCTGACCTCTGACTGTCAGGGATTGGCAGAGGTAGACTCCTTGCATCACTTGCTCTGGTGTCCGACAAGCTTGTGTTTCTGCCGCAGTAGAGTCTGGTACTGTGCCTTGGTGCTCACAAGGCTGCTCTGCAGAGTTGCGACCTCAGCTGCAAGCTCCATAACTGGAAAAATGGGGAAAAACGGTGCAATGAGCAACAGCGAGCAAATAACACGCGCGTGTCACACAGGCAGCAGCAAAATCATCAGTGTGTCACAGACAGCAGTAAGAGCAAAAACACGCGTGTCACACAGAGACAGTAGTAAGCATAAAGACTTGCATGagatacaggtgtgagggagagaaaaATACAGTTTTGAGCAGAAACACCCATGTCTCAGAGACAGCATGGAGGGTAAAAGCACACACGTCAGAAGCGagggagaaaaaaaacacacatttGCGATGCAGATACAGTTGAGCAAAAAGGTACAAATATCTTACAGCTTTGTCTTTCTCGGTCCTCTCTCGCAGCCTCTGCTCTGTGTCTCCCCGCAACCCCCGACACTCTCACACCCTGCCACCTGTCTTTCCCTTTCCTCAGACTCTATGCTCTGTATCCCTCTCTTCCCCTTGCTgtgtccctctcctcctctcttcatGCTCTCTCCCTCACAGACTCCCTGCTATCTGTCCCTCTCCTCTGTCACACTCcctgctcagtctctccctcgcttCTTCACACACACCGTTATCTTTCCTTCTCCTCTCACACCAACTCTCTGCTATCTGTCCCTCTCCTCAGACTCCATGCTCCGTCTCGTCATACATGccccctctgggggggggggggggggggatcggaggggagagagggaactcagaaaaaatggatcacgttcttccagccccctacaagggacatcgttggagtggatgatatccataaGTCACGatgctgtcactattcacttcatacccaaacaaaccggttaacaatccgtacacaatgcctgccgcatctatggtggggtgggatggattcacttggactggggtaagacaattcagctgggggagggatgtacttggactagggtaagggacttcggctgggggaagatacacttacactggggtaagggacttcggctgagggaggcatgcaattggactggggtaaggcacttcggctgcgggagggatgtacttggactggggtaaggcacttcggctgggggagggatgtacttggactggggtaaggcacttcggctgggggagggatgtacttggactggggtaaggcacttcggctgggggagggatgtacttggactggggtaaggcacttcggctgggggagggatgtacttggactggggtaaggcacttcggctgggggagggatgtacttggactggggtaaggcacttcggctgagggaggcatgcacttggactgggataaggcacttcggctgggggaggcatgcacttggactggggtaagggacttcggctgagggaggcatgcaattggactggggtaaggcacttcggctgcgggagagatgtacttggactgggataaggcacttcggctgggggaggcatgcacttggactggggtaagggacttcggctgagggaggcatgcaattggactggggtaaggcacttcggctgggggagggatgtacttggactggggtaaggcacttcggctgagggaggcatgcacttggactggggtaaggcacttcggctgggggaggcatgcacttggactggggtaagggacttcggctgagggaggcatgcaattggactggggtaaggcacttcggctgcgggagagatgtacttggactggggtaaggcacttcggctgcgggagggatgtacttggactggggtaaggcacttcggctggggtaggcatgcacttggactggggtaaggcacttcggctggcccttgctgccttcCGGGGAGCTCTGTTCTTTGTCACTTCagaaagtcaaaatggatcgagttacaatttgcaaagtcagtgagaccttgggatgggcggttccagttacacattcctgtgaaacttcagggtgtgacttatcctccaagggtaccaatcatagacaaagggtggagcacggtggccattttggcagtacaaataagcacatccttatTAGAATTGAGGCCGTGGGATCCGTACACACCCTCTTTGAATGAGGTCTGAGCGAGCCTTAAACTCTGTGGCACCAGGATTCCGAACCACTTGAGGGGGTCCGGACTGGGCAGCGGTCCGTCCCTCCGCCCCGTAGGCTTGCCTTCCTCACCAGGGCCTTCTTTCAAAGCCTGCGACCGATGGGCCAGTTCGTCCTCAGACAGCAGCTTCtgttcctcctctcctctccacttgCCTTTTCTCCTCCTCACTGCACAGGACAAAAGGCAAAAGATCACGTTCTTTTCattcacacagcaaagtcccattacaacctcccctccctccacatGAATGTTTGCGGGGTGGGGGGAATAAAACAGGTGTCTCCTCCATTCAATGCTAGCCCCAcctcctgaagctgctgactctcacTAGGTTGCCAATTACACACAATTCTATTCTTCAAGTGCAAGTGGAAACTGTGAGTTTCAGCAAGATATTCGACTGTTGGGGAATCACAGGCGAGCCAGATCCTATCCTTCCCCtcgccaaactctctctctctctctctctcacatactatcCTGGACTCACTGGCCAGTCATCAagagcaggaaccatggctgatgCCTCCCCCTCCACCATCTCTAACCCAAGAGACACCCAGGCCAATTGTAGCCCTTACTGCAACGCTGGCGCCGAGCTGGAGAGATTGTGGGCGTGAAACAGGGTTCTATTTTTGAAAGTAGAATGTTATCCAACACCAGGCATGCTCTGCTGATGGGTCGCTGTTTAGCTGAGCTGAGCACTCACCCTGCTCTTTGGCTCCAATCTCTTCTATCTCCTTCTGTTCTTCGGGAACAGATCCTGTCCTTTTCACATCGCCAGAGTCCATTCGCTCGACCCTGAAGCTGTAGCGGCCATCCTCCTTGAGACTGCAACAGATACGGTTAGCAGAGTTAATTCCCCCAGCAGTACCAGGTGCTCCAAACGCGTAATTGGGAAGGCATATGTATTGCTCTAACTCACGACATTCGCACTGCTGGGACCCACTCACCTTCCCACTGCTCTAACTCACGACATTCACACTGCCCCGTCCCACAGCTCTGAACCAcaacaatcacactgctgggacccACTGCTCTAACTCACGATATTCGCACTGCTGGGACCCACTCACCTTCCCACTGCTCTCAACCAcaacaatcacactgctgggacccACTGTTCTAACTCACGATATTCGCACTGCTGGGACCCACTCACCTTCCCACTGCTCTCAACCAcaacaatcacactgctgggacccACTGTTCTAACTCACGATATTCGCACTGCTGGGACCCACTCACCTTCCCACTGCTCTCAACCAcaacaatcacactgctgggacccACTGCTCTAACTCACGATATTCGCACTGCTGGGACCCACTCACCTTCCCACTGCTCTCAACCAtgacaatcacactgctgggacccACCgccccagtggcagaagggtcagtaaccagagggcacagatttaagataattggcaaaatgaGATTTTCTTTTGACGCAGCGAGCTGTTGATGtgaaatacactgcctgaaagggtggtggaagcagattcaataataattttcaaaagagaatttgataaatacctgaaggggaaaaattgcagggttatggggaaagggactaattagatagcttacAAAGAGCACTGGCACAATGGGCTGACTAGCCTCCTTCGGtggtgtatcattctatgattcatgcTGCTCTAACGCACGACATTATACATTGGTGGGTTACACTGGTCTATCCTACGACATACTCATTGGTGGGGCCTACTGCCTCATCCACTGGTTTAACCCTTGGCTTTTTACACTTGGTGGGATCCAACACAAGGCCGCACTACTCTACCCAGTGTGCCCTCCTGGCCAGCCTCACATCTTTCACCTTTCATAaatttgaactcatccaaaactctgctgcccatgtcctaacttgcaccaagccctactcacccatcacccctgtgctcgctgaccaacatcgggtcccggtccggcaacgcctcgattttaaaactctcatcctcgtggtcaaacccctccatggcctcgcccctccctatctttgtgacctactccagcccctacaaacctttaaaatctctgcgctcctccaactctggccgctggtgcattcccgattttcatcgctccaccatcggtggccgtgccttcagcagcctgggccccaagctctgaattccctccctaaacctctctctcctccttcaatatgctccttaaaaccgaactctttaaccaagtttgtgtcacctgttctaatatccccttgtgtggctcggtgtctgataatgctcctgtgaagtgacttgggacattttactataaaaaggcactatataaaggcaagttgttgttgttgctagctGGTGGGGACCACCGCCCTGGGTCGTCATTAATGTTGCCTTTAAGCTGCGTGGTCGCACAGCGCTCCAGGGATCCCACGCAGCCAGCTTTTCAACAGAAAAACTGCGCACGTGCAATAATTTGAATGGGCCGCTCAGCATCTATAAAAAGAGGGAGAATTGGTCGCTGCTCTATCCAATGACACTCCCTGGTGGGATCCATTGACCCCTCCCACTTCCTGTTCCACTGTTCTAAATTATGACATTCAGACTGGTGAGGCCTCCCACTCTAATCCATTTCATTCAGCTGCTGGAGCCCACAGCACCGCCTCATTGCTCCAGTCCACGGCATTCAGGCAAGTTGGAGCCACTGCCCCGCCCCAGGGCTATAGGCCACATCATTGCTGGTGGGACTCGCAGCCCCGTCCCACTGCTCGACCCctacaggcacaagtcaggagtgtgatggaacactctccacttgcttgatgagtgcagctccaacaacactcaataagctcgacaccatccaggataaagtagcctgcttgatcggcaccccatcgaccatcttatacattcactccctcggcgcaccgtggctgcagtgtgtaccatctacaagatgcactgcagcaacttgccaaggcttcttcggcagcacctcccaaacctgcgacctccaccacctaaaaaggacaaggacaacaggcgcatgggaacaccaccacctccacgttcccctccaagccacacaccatcctgacttggaaatgtattgccgttgggtcaaaatcctggaattccctgcctaacaacactatgggagcactttcacctcaagttctgcagtggttcaaggcgacaGTTCACCACCACATTCGAGAGCaattggggatgagcaataaatgctggccttgccagcgacgcccacatcccaggaatgaataaatagaAACAAATTAAAACCATTCACTGAGCCCCAGCCCACTGTTATGTCCATGGCAATAATGGTGGTTAGACCCACAGCACTAATCCATGACATGCTCGCAAGTCTGGTCCACTGGCGGATGCCGCTGAATGAAGGGCTAACCTATGAAGGGCTATCCACCACCCTGTTTCTCCACTGCATCCCAAGACATAGTCGCCagtgggagtcactgccctgttgcTCTAAACCATGATGTGCTAGCTGGTGAGGTCCATGACCCTGGCCGCTTCACTATCCCATGGTgggacacaccgacccctcccactGCCCTGTCCCATAGCTCGAGCACATGACATTCACACTGGTGGGTCCCACCGCCGTGCTCCAACAAATAGCTTTCATAttgttgggacattttattacataaaGGCacgatatgaatacaagttgttgctgatgcTGACATAGTCGCCGGTGGGGTTTAGTGTCCTGTGGCGCTGCTCCTTTCCGCAACACAGACAATCCTGGGGCCCACTGCTCTAACACACGACACGCTCGCTGCTAGGTCCCACCAACTAGCTCATTTGCTCCAACTCGTGCCATGTTCGCTGGTGGGGCCCACCACACCACCTACAGCTCTAACCCATGACTTTCGCACTAGTGGAATACATCGCCAGGGTCCCACTGCTCTAACTCAGGGAGTGCTGACTGGTGGGTCCCACCCTGACCCACTGCTCTAACTCGGAGTGCTGACTGGTGGGACCCACCTTGACCCACTGCTCTAACTCAGGGAGTGCTCACTGGTGGGACCCACCTTGACCCGCTGCTCTAACTCGGAGTGCTGACTGGTGGGACCCACCTTGACCCACTGCTCTAACTCGGAGTGCTGACTGGTGGGACCCACCTTGACCCACTGCTCTAACTCGGAGTGCTCACTGGTGGGACCCATCCTGACCCACTGCTCTAACTCGGAGTGCTCACTGGTGGGTCCCACCTTGACCCACTGCTCTAACTCAGGGAATGTTCACTGGTGGGTCCCACCCTGACCCACTGCTCTAACTCGGTGTGCTCACTGGTGGGACCCACCCTGACCCCCTGCTCTAACTCAGGGAATGTTCACTGGTGGGTCCCACCCTGACCCACTGCTCTAACTCAGGGAATGTTCACTGGTGGGTCCCACCCTGACCCACTGCTCTAACTCGGAGTTCTCACTGGTGGGACCCACCGTGACCCCCTGCTCTAACTCAGGGAATGTTCACTGGTGGGTCCCACCTTGACCCCCTGCTCTAACTCAGGGAATGTTCACTGGTGGGACCCACCTTGACCCACTGCTCTAACTCGGAGTGCTGACTGGTGGGTCCCACCCTGACCCACTGCTCTAACTCAGGGAGTGCTGACTGGTGGGTCCCACCCTGACCCACTGCTCTAACTCAGGGAATGTTCACTGGTGGGTCCCACCCTGACCCACTGCTCTAACTCAGGGAGTGCTCACTGGTGAGACCCACCCTGACATACTGTGAAAGTGcttgttttctttctttctttcctaccTAATGTCGTAAAAATGTGCAAAAGGTTCTTCATAGGAGCGTATtcagacaaaagttgacaccgagccacatagagatattacaacaggtgaccaaaagcttggccaaagaggtaggtttaagtgaaggagagaggggcagagtggTGGAGAGTTtatgggaaggaattccagaactgAGGACCTCGGCGGCTATAagtacgaccaccaatggtggagagatggGAATCAGAGATGcaaaaggggccagaattggaggaatgcagggatcttggagggttgtagtgcCGTAGGAGGTTACAAACATCGGGAGGAGCGAGaacagagggatttgaaatcaaggatgagaattttaaaatcaagaagtTTCCAGACCggtggccaatgtaggtcagcgagcacaagataggatagaaacatagaaaataggtgcaggagtaggccattcagcccttcgagcctgcaccaccattcaataagatcatggctgatcatgcaacttcagaaccccattcctgctttctctccatcccccttgatccctttcgccgtaagggccacatctaactcccttttgaatatatcaaaaactggcctgaacaactctctgtggcagagaattccacaggttcacaactctgtgaaacagtttc from Pristiophorus japonicus isolate sPriJap1 chromosome 32, sPriJap1.hap1, whole genome shotgun sequence includes:
- the ccdc115 gene encoding coiled-coil domain-containing protein 115, with product MKPEAESGLRPLCERLDQQLLRYLREMELLSERRGRLERLMEQGWFSLSKARYSMGNKWVSSLQYGPEMVPLAQVDASLKEDGRYSFRVERMDSGDVKRTGSVPEEQKEIEEIGAKEQVRRRKGKWRGEEEQKLLSEDELAHRSQALKEGPGEEGKPTGRRDGPLPSPDPLKWFGILVPQSLRLAQTSFKEVMELAAEVATLQSSLVSTKAQYQTLLRQKHKLVGHQSK